Proteins encoded in a region of the Cydia pomonella isolate Wapato2018A chromosome 3, ilCydPomo1, whole genome shotgun sequence genome:
- the LOC133516638 gene encoding uncharacterized protein LOC133516638 encodes MVDSAALQSDINAAAEWSVENRLPFNTAKCKVITFSRKRSPLLADYSLGNVGLERVQEIRDLGLVLDTKLDFHKYVTGICKQASKTLGFVMRASKQFHVGVAVVLYSAYVRSRLEYGAVIWDPYEAKYSLMVERVQRKFARWLYRKAYGYYPYLYPSLFVSGMVGLDTLRMRRKLLLLVHYLSIVHHRVDCPAVLERIRLVVPVRVPQDMNCVAVAPRRRPGLLQRVSARTISLLHLMLTQYEEADLYFI; translated from the coding sequence ATGGTGGATAGCGCTGCATTGCAGAGCGATATCAATGCAGCAGCTGAATGGAGTGTAGAAAACCGGCTGCCTTTTAATACAGCAAAATGCAAGGTCATTACCTTCTCACGTAAGCGCTCGCCACTTTTAGCCGATTATAGCCTGGGGAACGTTGGTTTGGAAAGAGTTCAGGAAATTAGGGACCTAGGTTTAGTCTTAGATACTAAACTGGATTTCCATAAATACGTAACTGGTATTTGTAAGCAGGCTAGTAAAACCCTAGGTTTCGTCATGAGGGCGTCGAAGCAGTTCCATGTCGGAGTCGCTGTGGTTCTATACAGTGCCTATGTCCGTAGTAGGTTGGAATATGGGGCTGTTATTTGGGATCCCTACGAGGCTAAATACTCCTTGATGGTGGAAAGAGTACAGCGTAAATTCGCCCGCTGGTTGTATCGCAAAGCCTACGGGTATTATCCATACCTGTACCCTTCATTGTTTGTCTCTGGGATGGTTGGGCTAGACACGCTTCGGATGAGGAGGAAGTTGTTGTTGTTAGTCCACTATCTTTCTATCGTACACCACAGAGTGGACTGCCCAGCTGTGCTAGAGAGGATCAGATTGGTGGTTCCGGTGAGAGTCCCCCAGGATATGAACTGCGTGGCggtggcgccgcgccgccggccgGGCCTGTTGCAGCGCGTGTCCGCGCGCACAATATCTTTACTGCACTTAATGCTCACTCAGTACGAGGAGGCTGACTTAtactttatttag